A window from Peromyscus eremicus chromosome 1, PerEre_H2_v1, whole genome shotgun sequence encodes these proteins:
- the Cic gene encoding protein capicua homolog isoform X7: MYSAHRPLIPASGAASRGLGMFVWTNVEPRSVAVFPWHSLVPFLAPSQPDPSVQPSEAQQPASHPVASTQSKEPAESAAVAHEQPPGGAGSADPGRPPGATCPESPGPGPPLTLGGVDPGKSLPPTTEEEAPGPPGEPRLDSETESDHDDAFLSIMSPEIQLPLPPGKRRTQSLSALPKERDSSSEKDGRSPNKREKDHIRRPMNAFMIFSKRHRALVHQRHPNQDNRTVSKILGEWWYALGPKEKQKYHDLAFQVKEAHFKAHPDWKWCNKDRKKSSSEAKPTSLGLAGGHKETRERSMSETGTAAAPGVSSELLSVAAQTLLTSDTKPPGSGPCGTERLHTVGGPGSARPRAFSHSGVHSLDGGEVDSQALQELTQMVSGPTSYSGPKPSPQYGAPGSFAAPGEGGTLATSGRPPLLPSRASRSQRAASEDMTSDEERMVICEEEGDDDVIADDSFGTTDIDLKCKERVTDSESGDSSGEDPEGNKGFGRKVFSPVIRSSFTHCRPTLDPEPPGPPDPPAAFSKGYGPTSSSSSSSPASTSVSTSFSLGSGTFKTQESGQGGTAVPLRPPPPGAGGPTPPSKTTRFLPTDPGTFRRKRPESVGSLEAPGPSVIAAPPSVGGNILQTLVLPPSKEEREGSGTRVPSTPAPSLAYGAPAAPLSRPAATMVTNVVRPVSSTPVPIASKPFPTSGRAEASSNDTGARTEMGTGSRVPGGSPLGVSLVYSDKKSAAATSPAPHLVAGPLLGTVGKAPATVTNLLVGTPGYGAPASSAVQFIAQGAPGSVTPAGSGASAGSGPNGPVPLGILQPGALGKAGGITQVQYILPTLPQQLQVAPAPAPPPGTKAAAPSGPAPTTSIRFTLPPGTSTNGKVLAATAPTAGIPILQSVPSAPPPKAQSVSPVQATPSGGSAQLLPGKVLVPLAAPSMSVRGGGAGQPLPLVSSPFSVPVQNGAQQPSKIIQLTPVPVSTPSGLVPPLSPATMPGPTSQPQKVLLPSSTRITYVQSAGGHTLPLGTSPACSQAVTVTSYGPTSSVALGFTSLGPSGPAFVQPLLSAGQAPLLAPGQVGVSPVPSPQLPPACTAPGGPVITAFYPGSPAPTSAPLGPPSQAPPSLVYTVATSTPPPAAAILPKGPAASATATPAPTSPFSSTTGSMTYSLVAPKAQRPSPKAPQKVKAAIASIPVGSFESGATGRPGSTSRQPMDSGAAREPAAPESELDGQPTPPVPPPPPETWPPAARSSPPLPLPAEERPGTKGPETASKFPSSSSDWRVPGLGLESRGEPPTPPSPAPAPATVPSGSSSGSSEGNSGRAAGETPERKEVPSSGKKMKVRPPPLKKTFDSVDKVLSEVDFEERFAELPEFRPEEVLPSPTLQSLATSPRAILGSYRKKRKNSTDLDSAPEDPTSPKRKMRRRSSCSSEPNTPKSAKCEGDIFTFDRTGTETEDVLGELEYEKVPYSSLRRTLDQRRALVMQLFQDHGFFPSAQATAAFQARYADIFPSKVCLQLKIREVRQKIMQAATPTEQPPGAEAPLSGPPPTGMAATPVPTPSPAGCPDPTSPDSDSGTAQAAPPLPPPPEPGPGQPGWEGASQPSPPPSGPSTAATGR; encoded by the exons TGTGGACAAATGTGGAACCTCGTTCTGTGGCTGTGTTCCCCTGGCACTCTTTGGTCCCCTTTCTGGCACCCAGCCAGCCAGACCCCTCTGTGCAGCCTAGTGAGGCCCAGCAACCTGCCAGCCACCCTGTGGCCTCCACCCAGAGCAAAG AACCTGCTGAATCAGCTGCTGTTGCTCATGAGCAGCCACCAGGAGGGGCAGGGAGTGCTGACCCTGGGCGGCCCCCTGGAGCCACATGCCCTGAGAGCCCAGGGCCTGGACCTCCACTCACTTTGGGGGGTGTGGATCCTGGTAAAAGTCTTCCTCCCACTACTGAGGAGGAAGCCCCTGGCCCCCCAGGAGAGCCTCGGCTGGACAGCGAGACAGAGAGCGATCATGATGATGC CTTCCTCTCCATCATGTCTCCTGAGATTcagctgcctctgccacctggaAAGCGCCGGACCCAGTCCCTGAGTGCCCTGCCCAAGGAACGAGATTCATCTTCTGAGAAGGATGGACGGAGTCCTAACAAG CGGGAGAAGGATCACATCCGTCGGCCCATGAATGCTTTCATGATCTTTAGCAAGCGGCACCGGGCCTTGGTCCACCAGCGGCACCCCAACCAGGATAACCGGACTGTCAGCAAGATCCTGGGAGAGTGGTGGTATGCCCTGGGGCCCAAGGAGAAGCAGAAGTACCACGATCTGGCCTTCCAG GTGAAAGAGGCCCACTTCAAGGCCCACCCAGATTGGAAGTGGTGCAACAAGGACCGAAAGAAGTCCAGCTCAGAGGCCAAGCCCACGAGCCTGGGGCTGGCAGGAGGGCACAAGGAGACGCGGGAACGGAGCATGTCGGAGACGGGAACTGCTGCTGCCCCTGGGG TGTCTTCTGAGCTCCTGTCCGTTGCAGCCCAGACACTCCTGACCTCGGACACCAAGCCTCCAGGGAGTGGCCCCTGTGGAACAGAACGACTGCACACGGTCGGGGGACCTGGTTCAGCCCGACCTAGAGCCTTCTCCCACAGCGGGGTGCACAGTCTTGACGGTGGGGAAGTCGACAGCCAGGCACTGCAAGAGCTGACCCAG ATGGTTTCTGGCCCCACATCGTACTCCGGCCCAAAGCCTTCCCCCCAGTATGGCGCTCCAGGCTCTTTTGCGGCTCCTGGTGAAGGAGGCACCTTGGCCACTAGTGGGCGGCCCCCACTGTTGCCCTCTCGAGCCTCTCGTTCCCAGCGTGCTGCCAGTGAGGACATGACCAGCGATGAGGAACGTATGGTCATCTGTGAGGAAGAAGGGGATGATGATGTCATTG CTGATGACAGTTTCGGCACCACTGACATTGATCTCAAGTGTAAGGAACGGGTGACTGACAGTGAGAGTGGAGACAGCTCTGGGGAGGACCCAGAGGGCAACAAG GGCTTTGGCCGTAAGGTGTTCTCACCTGTCATCCGCTCCTCTTTTACCCATTGCCGTCCAACCCTGGACCCTGAGCCTCCAGGGCCCCCGGATCCACCTGCAGCCTTCAGCAAAGGCTATGGTCCcacctcatcttcttcctcctcctcacctgcTTCCACTTCAGTCTCAACCTCCTTTTCACTGGGCTCTGGAACCTTTAAGACCCAGGAGTCTGGTCAGGGCGGCACAGCCGTCCCACTACGGCCCCCACCTCCTGGAGCTGGGGGTCCAACACCACCTTCCAAAACCACTCGGTTTCTTCCTACGGATCCTGGCACCTTCAGGCGCAAGAGACCTGAAAGCGTTGGTAGCCTGGAGGCACCAGGCCCCTCAGTAATTGCAGCACCTCCTAGTGTGGGAGGAAACATTCTGCAGACACTGGTTCTGCCTCCAAGCAAGGAGGAACGGGAGGGCAGTGGTACACGAGTGCCCTCAACACCGGCCCCATCACTGGCCTATGGGGCTCCAGCAGCCCCTCTGTCCCGCCCTGCTGCCACCATGGTCACCAATGTGGTACGGCCTGTCAGCAGCACTCCTGTGCCCATTGCCTCTAAGCCCTTTCCCACCTCTGGCCGGGCTGAGGCGTCTTCAAATGACACAGGTGCCAGGACTGAAATGGGCACTGGGTCTCGGGTGCCTGGGGGTTCCCCATTGGGTGTCAGTTTAGTGTATTCGGATAAGAAGTCAGCAGCCGCCACCTCACCGGCCCCACACTTGGTAGCTGGTCCCCTACTGGGCACTGTGGGGAAGGCACCTGCTACTGTCACCAACCTGCTGGTGGGTACCCCAGGCTATGGGGCTCCTGCATCGTCTGCTGTTCAGTTTATTGCCCAGGGAGCCCCAGGCAGTGTGACCCCTGCAGGCTCAGGAGCAAGTGCTGGGAGTGGCCCCAATGGGCCAGTACCCCTGGGCATCCTGCAGCCGGGTGCCCTAGGCAAGGCTGGGGGAATCACCCAGGTGCAGTACATCCTGCCCACACTGCCCCAGCAGCTTCAAGTGGCACCCGCCCCAGCACCACCCCCTGGGACCAAGGCAGCAGCTCCCAGTGGCCCTGCACCCACCACCAGCATCCGTTTCACTCTCCCTCCGGGCACCTCGACCAACGGAAAGGTCTTGGCTGCCACTGCGCCCACTGCTGGCATCCCTATCCTGCAGTCTGTACCTTCCGCCCCACCCCCTAAAG CCCAGTCAGTTTCTCCTGTCCAGGCCACACCTTCAGGTGGCTCAGCCCAGCTGCTTCCTGGGAAGGTGCTAGTTCCACTGGCTGCCCCTAGCATGTCAGTTCGAGGTGGAGGGGCTGGCCAGCCACTGCCCCTGGTTAGCTCACCTTTCTCAGTACCTGTCCAAAATGGTGCCCAGCAACCCAGCAAG ATTATCCAGCTGACTCCTGTGCCTGTGAGCACACCTAGCGGTCTGGTGCCACCCCTGAGCCCAGCCACAATGCCAGGACCCACATCACAGCCTCAGAAGGTCCTGTTGCCCTCTTCCACAAG AATCACTTACGTGCAGTCAGCAGGTGGGCACACTCTGCCTCTGGGTACCAGTCCTGCATGCAGTCAGGCTGTAACAGTGACCTCATACGGGCCCACCAGCTCTGTAGCTCTGGGCTTCACATCGTTGGGGCCCAGTGGTCCTGCCTTTGTACAGCCCCTGCTCTCAG CAGGCCAAGCTCCATTGCTGGCTCCTGGCCAGGTGGGCGTGTCACCTGTGCCCAGCCCCCAGTTGCCTCCTGCCTGCACAGCCCCTGGAGGCCCTGTCATAACGGCATTTTACCCTGGCAGCCCTGCACCCACCTCAGCACCCCTGGGCCCACCTTCCCAAGCTCctccaagcctggtctacactgtggCCACCAGCACCCCCCCACCTGCTGCTGCCATTCTGCCCAAGGGCCCAGCAGCCTCTGCCACTGCCACTCCAGCCCCCACTAGTCCTTTCTCTAGTACCACAG GCTCCATGACCTACAGCTTAGTGGCTCCCAAGGCTCAGCGGCCCAGTCCAAAGGCCCCCCAGAAGGTGAAGGCGGCCATCGCCAGCATTCCCGTGGGGTCTTTTGAATCGGGTGCCACCGGGCGGCCTGGATCTACATCCCGACAGCCTATGGACTCTGGCGCAGCCCGAGAGCCAGCTGCTCCAGAATCCGAGCTTGATGGGCAGCCCACACCCCcagtccccccacctcccccagagACGTGGCCTCCTGCTGCCCGGAGCagcccacccctacccctgcctGCTGAGGAGCGGCCTGGCACCAAAGGCCCTGAGACT GCCAGCAAATTCCCCAGCTCATCTTCAGACTGGCGAGTCCCTGGGCTGGGCCTGGAGAGTCGTGGGGAGcctcccactcctcccagcccagctcctgctccagccacAGTCCCTAGTGgaagcagcagtggcagcagtgAGGGCAATAGTGGGAGGGCAGCTGGGGAAACACCTGAGCGCAAAGAAGTGCCTAGTTCTGGCAAGAAGATGAAGGTGCGGCCCCCACCCCTGAAGAAGACCTTTGACTCTGTGGACAA GGTCCTGTCAGAAGTGGACTTTGAAGAACGGTTTGCTGAGCTACCCGAGTTCCGGCCAGAGGAGGTGCTGCCTTCTCCCACCCTGCAGTCTCTGGCCACCTCGCCTCGGGCCATCCTTGGCTCCTACCGCAAGAAGAGGAAGAATTCCACTG ACTTGGACTCGGCGCCTGAGGACCCCACCTCACCCAAGCGCAAGATGAGGAGACGTTCGAGCTGCAGCTCCGAGCCCAACACCCCCAAGAGTGCCAAGTGCGAGGGTGATATCTTCACCTTTGACCGCACAG GTACTGAAACTGAGGATGTGCTAGGAGAGCTGGAGTATGAGAAAGTCCCCTACTCATCACTGCGGCGCACCCTGGACCAACGCCGGGCCCTGGTCATGCAGCTCTTCCAGGATCATGGCTTCTTCCCATCAG CCCAGGCCACAGCAGCCTTCCAAGCCCGCTATGCAGACATTTTCCCATCCAAGGTGTGTCTGCAATTGAAGATCCGAGAGGTTCGCCAGAAGATCATGCAGGCGGCCACTCCCACAGAGCAGCCCCCCGGGGCTGAGGCCCCTCTCTCTGGACCACCCCCTACTGGCATGGCTGCTACTCCTGTTCCTACTCCCAGCCCTGCTGGGTGCCCTGACCCCACCTCTCCAGACTCGGACTCTGGCACTGCCCAAGCTGCCCCGCCACTGCCTCCACCCCCAgagcctgggcctgggcagcCTGGCTGGGAGGGGGCTTCCcaaccctccccacctccctctggCCCCTCTACAGCTGCCACAGGCAGGTGA